A section of the Phaseolus vulgaris cultivar G19833 chromosome 8, P. vulgaris v2.0, whole genome shotgun sequence genome encodes:
- the LOC137824418 gene encoding transcription initiation factor IIA subunit 2 — protein sequence MATFELYRRSTIGMCLTETLDEMVQNGTLSPELAIQVLVQFDKSMTEALETQVKSKVSIKGHLHTYRFCDNVWTFILQDALFKNEDSQENVGRVKIVACDSKLLTQ from the exons ATGGCGACGTTCGAACTGTACCGCAGGTCGACGATCGGAATGTGCCTGACGGAGACGTTGGACGAGATGGTTCAGAATGGCACTCTCAGCCCTGAGCTCGCGATTCAGGTTCTGGTCCAGTTCGATAAG TCCATGACTGAGGCTCTGGAAACGCAAGTTAAGAGCAAGGTCTCCATCAAG GGACATCTCCATACGTATAGATTTTGCGACAATGTCTGGACCTTCATCTTACAAGATGCATTGTTTAAGAACGAAGACAGCCAAGAGAATGTTGGACGGGTTAAAATAGTGGCTTGTGACTCGAAGTTGCTCACACAATAA